The following are encoded in a window of Streptomyces sp. Go-475 genomic DNA:
- a CDS encoding GntR family transcriptional regulator — protein sequence MTAPVIHSLREQIREHILEGIISGRWQPGERIVERRIATELEVSQTPVREALRELESLRLIESAPNKGVRVRNLTAADLEESYPVRAGLEAIAAELAAQTLAEDCSALEPHVSALYEADRMSDGTAQVRHTVAFHRELVRAAGNSVLLHTWEGLGIEVFTALSIRWLGTQQQSYAEEHEELVAAFKRRDPRIAELVKAHVLGCAPRA from the coding sequence ATGACCGCGCCCGTCATCCACTCGCTGCGCGAGCAGATCCGCGAGCACATCCTGGAGGGCATCATCAGCGGCCGCTGGCAGCCGGGCGAGCGGATCGTCGAGCGCCGGATCGCCACCGAGCTGGAGGTCAGCCAGACTCCCGTCCGCGAGGCCCTGCGGGAACTGGAGTCCCTGCGGCTCATCGAGTCCGCCCCGAACAAGGGCGTCCGCGTCCGGAACCTCACCGCGGCCGACCTGGAGGAGAGCTACCCGGTCCGGGCCGGTCTGGAGGCGATCGCGGCGGAACTGGCCGCACAGACCCTGGCCGAGGACTGCTCGGCGCTCGAACCCCACGTCAGCGCCCTGTACGAGGCGGACCGCATGTCCGACGGCACCGCCCAGGTCCGCCACACCGTCGCCTTCCATCGCGAACTGGTCCGCGCCGCCGGCAACTCCGTCCTGCTGCACACCTGGGAGGGCCTCGGCATCGAGGTGTTCACGGCCCTGTCCATCCGCTGGCTGGGCACGCAGCAGCAGTCGTACGCCGAGGAGCACGAGGAGCTGGTCGCCGCCTTCAAGCGCCGCGACCCCCGGATCGCCGAGCTGGTGAAGGCGCACGTGCTGGGCTGCGCGCCCCGGGCGTGA
- the aceE gene encoding pyruvate dehydrogenase (acetyl-transferring), homodimeric type has protein sequence MTDPNAIQPSELDQLPDRDPEETAEWQASLDAVAKAAGPHRAAYLMRRTLERAEGAGIALPKLLETDYVNTIPTAAEPEVPGDAEMEQRITAWNRWNAAAMVTRGSKYGVGGHIATFASAAWLYETGFNHFFKGKEADGSGDQLYIQGHASPGIYARAFLDGRLTEEHLDNFRREAGGNGLPSYPHPRRLPWLWEFPTVSMGLGPLSAIYQARFNRYLTNRGIKDTSASHVWAFLGDGEMDEPESTAALALAAREELDNLTFVINCNLQRLDGPVRANFKIVQELEAQFRGAGWNVVKTLWGTAWDELFQLDTTGALVRRLREVPDAQIQTYQTRDAAYIRQDFFGADPALAEMAKLLSDDKILECFHLSRGGHESRKVFAAYKAAVEHKGAPTVILAQTVKGHTLGEGFASKNANHQMKKLTVDEFKNMRDLLGLPIKDSDFVDGVVPYGHPGADSPEVRYLQERRAALGGPAPARRVHPVAPLPAPAEKAFASFDKGSGKQSVATTMAFVRLVKDLVRDKETGKRWVPIVPDEARTFGMESLFPSLGIYSPKGQTYEPVDRDQLMYYKEAQNGQILNEGITEAGSMADFIAASTSYATHGEAMIPFYIFYSMFGWQRTADQMWQLGDQLGRGFLIGATAGRTTLTGEGLQHADGHSPVIAATNPAALTYDPAFAYEVAAIVKEGLRRMYGEAAPGEDQNVFYYLTVYNEPLPQPAKPSVDGVDEGIVKGLYRFNTAESAGVTVPANAPRIQLLGSGTAIHWALKAQQLLAEEWGVAADVWSATSWSELRRDALEADEALLRGEERVPFVRQALQGAEGPVLAVSDYMRQVPDQIAQWVEQDWSSLGADGFGLSDTREAARRHFGVDAESIVVAALAQLAKRGEVKATSVKEAREKYGL, from the coding sequence ATGACCGACCCCAACGCCATCCAGCCGAGCGAGCTCGACCAGCTCCCGGACCGGGACCCGGAGGAGACCGCCGAATGGCAGGCCTCCCTGGACGCGGTCGCCAAGGCTGCCGGGCCGCACCGTGCCGCGTACCTGATGCGCCGCACGCTGGAGCGCGCCGAGGGCGCCGGCATCGCGCTGCCGAAGCTCCTCGAGACCGACTACGTCAACACCATCCCCACCGCCGCCGAGCCCGAGGTGCCCGGTGACGCGGAGATGGAGCAGCGCATCACCGCGTGGAACCGCTGGAACGCGGCCGCCATGGTGACCCGCGGCAGCAAGTACGGCGTCGGCGGCCACATCGCCACCTTCGCCTCCGCCGCCTGGCTGTACGAGACCGGCTTCAACCACTTCTTCAAGGGCAAAGAGGCCGACGGCTCCGGCGACCAGCTCTACATCCAGGGCCACGCCTCCCCCGGCATCTACGCCCGCGCGTTCCTCGACGGCCGGCTGACCGAGGAGCACCTGGACAACTTCCGCCGGGAGGCGGGCGGCAACGGCCTGCCCTCCTACCCGCACCCGCGCCGCCTGCCCTGGCTGTGGGAGTTCCCGACCGTCTCCATGGGTCTGGGCCCGCTCTCCGCCATCTACCAGGCGCGCTTCAACCGCTACCTCACCAACCGCGGCATCAAGGACACCTCCGCCTCGCACGTCTGGGCGTTCCTCGGCGACGGCGAGATGGACGAGCCCGAGTCGACGGCGGCCCTCGCGCTCGCGGCCCGTGAGGAGCTGGACAACCTCACCTTCGTCATCAACTGCAACCTGCAGCGCCTGGACGGCCCGGTCCGCGCCAACTTCAAGATCGTGCAGGAGCTGGAGGCCCAGTTCCGCGGCGCCGGCTGGAACGTCGTCAAGACGCTGTGGGGCACGGCCTGGGACGAGCTGTTCCAGCTCGACACCACGGGCGCGCTCGTACGCCGCCTGCGCGAGGTACCGGACGCGCAGATCCAGACGTACCAGACGCGCGACGCGGCCTACATCCGCCAGGACTTCTTCGGGGCCGACCCGGCGCTGGCGGAGATGGCGAAGCTGCTGAGCGACGACAAGATCCTCGAGTGCTTCCACCTCTCGCGCGGTGGGCACGAGTCGCGCAAGGTGTTCGCCGCGTACAAGGCGGCCGTCGAGCACAAGGGCGCGCCGACCGTGATCCTGGCCCAGACGGTCAAGGGCCACACCCTCGGCGAGGGCTTCGCGTCGAAGAACGCCAACCACCAGATGAAGAAGCTGACGGTGGACGAGTTCAAGAACATGCGCGACCTGCTCGGCCTGCCGATCAAGGACAGCGACTTCGTCGACGGCGTGGTCCCCTACGGCCACCCGGGCGCCGACTCCCCCGAGGTCCGCTACCTCCAGGAGCGGCGTGCCGCCCTCGGCGGTCCGGCCCCGGCCCGCCGCGTGCACCCGGTCGCCCCGCTGCCCGCCCCGGCGGAGAAGGCGTTCGCCTCCTTCGACAAGGGCTCCGGCAAGCAGAGCGTGGCCACCACCATGGCGTTCGTCCGCCTGGTCAAGGACCTGGTCCGCGACAAGGAGACCGGCAAGCGCTGGGTGCCGATCGTCCCGGACGAGGCCCGTACCTTCGGTATGGAGTCGCTGTTCCCTTCGCTCGGCATCTACTCGCCGAAGGGCCAGACGTACGAGCCGGTCGACCGCGACCAGCTGATGTACTACAAGGAGGCCCAGAACGGCCAGATCCTCAACGAGGGGATCACCGAGGCCGGTTCCATGGCCGACTTCATCGCCGCTTCGACGTCGTACGCGACGCACGGCGAGGCGATGATCCCGTTCTACATCTTCTACTCGATGTTCGGCTGGCAGCGCACGGCCGACCAGATGTGGCAGCTCGGCGACCAGCTCGGCCGCGGCTTCCTCATCGGCGCCACGGCGGGCCGTACGACCCTGACCGGTGAGGGCCTGCAGCACGCCGACGGCCACTCCCCCGTCATCGCCGCGACCAACCCGGCGGCGCTGACGTACGACCCGGCGTTCGCCTACGAGGTCGCGGCCATCGTCAAGGAGGGTCTGCGCCGGATGTACGGCGAGGCCGCCCCCGGCGAGGACCAGAACGTCTTCTACTACCTGACGGTCTACAACGAGCCGCTGCCGCAGCCCGCGAAGCCGTCCGTGGACGGCGTCGACGAGGGCATCGTCAAGGGCCTGTACCGCTTCAACACGGCGGAGTCGGCCGGTGTCACCGTGCCCGCGAACGCCCCGCGGATCCAGCTGCTCGGCTCCGGAACGGCGATCCACTGGGCGCTGAAGGCGCAGCAGCTGCTCGCCGAGGAGTGGGGCGTGGCCGCCGACGTGTGGTCGGCGACGTCCTGGAGCGAGCTGCGCCGGGACGCCCTGGAGGCGGACGAGGCGCTGCTGCGGGGCGAGGAGCGGGTGCCGTTCGTGCGCCAGGCGCTGCAGGGCGCCGAGGGCCCGGTGCTGGCGGTCTCCGACTACATGCGCCAGGTCCCGGACCAGATCGCGCAGTGGGTCGAGCAGGACTGGTCCTCGCTGGGCGCCGACGGCTTCGGCCTGTCGGACACCCGTGAGGCGGCCCGCCGCCACTTCGGCGTCGACGCCGAGTCGATCGTCGTCGCGGCCCTGGCCCAGCTCGCCAAGCGCGGCGAGGTCAAGGCGACGTCCGTGAAGGAAGCGCGCGAGAAGTACGGTCTGTAA
- a CDS encoding TIGR01777 family oxidoreductase: MRRIAVTGASGLIGSALVRSLTADGYEVVRLVRRAPRSADEVHWDPEGGDVDAAGLAGCHAVVNLAGAGVGNRRWTEAYKQRIRAGRVHGTAALARAIASLDERDRPRVFVNGSAIGYYGETGDRAVDESAPAGEGFLPELCVEWEGAASPAQEAGVRTVFTRTGLVVSRHGGAWGRLFPLFRAGLGGRMGDGRQFWSFVALHDEVAAIRHLIDTDGLSGPFNLTAPNPVTNREITAAMGRVLHRPTLFAVPAPVLRTVLGEMAGDVLGSARVLPTRLLESGFRFAFPEIEGAIRAAR; the protein is encoded by the coding sequence ATGCGACGTATCGCGGTGACCGGCGCATCCGGTCTCATCGGCAGCGCCCTGGTGCGGTCCCTGACCGCGGACGGGTACGAGGTGGTGCGCCTGGTGCGCCGGGCCCCCCGGTCGGCGGACGAGGTCCACTGGGATCCGGAGGGAGGGGACGTGGACGCGGCCGGGCTGGCCGGGTGCCACGCGGTGGTCAATCTGGCGGGGGCGGGGGTCGGCAACCGTCGCTGGACGGAGGCGTACAAGCAGCGGATCCGCGCCGGCCGGGTGCACGGCACGGCGGCGCTCGCCCGGGCGATCGCCTCGCTGGACGAGCGGGACCGGCCGCGGGTTTTCGTGAACGGCAGCGCCATCGGCTACTACGGCGAGACCGGGGACCGTGCCGTCGACGAGAGCGCCCCGGCGGGCGAGGGCTTCCTGCCGGAGCTGTGTGTGGAGTGGGAGGGAGCCGCTTCGCCGGCCCAGGAGGCCGGTGTCCGCACGGTGTTCACCCGGACCGGGCTGGTCGTGTCCCGCCACGGCGGTGCGTGGGGGCGGCTGTTCCCGCTGTTCCGGGCCGGGTTGGGCGGGCGCATGGGCGACGGGCGGCAGTTCTGGTCGTTCGTCGCGCTGCACGACGAGGTCGCCGCGATCCGGCACCTCATCGACACCGACGGTCTGTCCGGGCCGTTCAACCTCACCGCCCCGAACCCCGTGACGAACCGTGAGATCACGGCCGCGATGGGACGCGTGCTGCACCGCCCGACGCTGTTCGCCGTGCCCGCGCCCGTCCTGCGGACCGTGCTCGGCGAGATGGCCGGGGACGTGCTGGGCAGCGCCCGGGTGCTGCCGACGCGGCTGCTGGAGTCCGGGTTCCGGTTCGCCTTCCCGGAGATCGAGGGAGCGATCCGGGCCGCGCGGTGA
- a CDS encoding DUF4240 domain-containing protein: MDETEFWELVDDTREAAEGDPEEQADLLVERLTQLDPDSVLDFARHFESRYNRAYRWDLWGAAWVLLDGASDDAFDFFRCWLIGQGREVFEGAVHDPDALAELLDDFDEEIDGDGEELGYAADEAYEQLTGVVAPDLEIPPAPPEPEGTPVDFEDERLLAERYPRLWERFRG; this comes from the coding sequence ATGGACGAGACGGAGTTCTGGGAGCTGGTGGACGACACCCGGGAGGCCGCCGAGGGCGACCCGGAGGAGCAGGCCGACCTGCTCGTGGAGCGGCTCACGCAGCTGGACCCGGACTCGGTCCTGGACTTCGCCCGTCACTTCGAGTCCCGCTACAACCGCGCCTACCGCTGGGACCTGTGGGGCGCCGCGTGGGTGCTGCTCGACGGGGCGAGCGACGACGCCTTCGACTTCTTCCGGTGCTGGCTGATCGGCCAGGGCCGGGAGGTCTTCGAGGGCGCCGTGCACGACCCGGACGCGCTCGCCGAGCTGCTGGACGACTTCGACGAGGAGATCGACGGCGACGGCGAGGAACTCGGCTACGCGGCCGACGAGGCCTACGAGCAGCTCACCGGCGTGGTCGCCCCCGACCTGGAGATCCCGCCGGCGCCCCCGGAGCCGGAGGGCACCCCCGTCGACTTCGAGGACGAGCGGCTGCTCGCCGAGCGCTACCCCCGGCTGTGGGAACGCTTCAGGGGCTGA
- a CDS encoding MarP family serine protease has protein sequence MDLLDILLLLVVLAYAASGYRRGLVAGCVSLAGFVGGAVVGVWILPWVMDLVEPGTTRATVTAVFTVLLPAVVGHELAGRLALRLRRELDRGPLRVADGIGGAVANAVAVLIVAWVAASVLGVSSSPLITSAIRDSRLLGAVQRTMPDTTPAWFSEATSALTQAGFPQVFNPFENESTAEVARPSGDSVTAAAANAAKLSTVKVEGVAGTQGREGSGFVYAREHVMTNAHVVAGIDEPTVQIGGVGRTYEARVVLFDPEKDVAVLYVPGLKAPVLRFDDDAERGDSAVVAGYPEDGDLNLQAATVANRVRATGQNIYNDGTAVREIYSIRSTVRPGNSGGPLLTTDGRVFGVVFARSTTDAETGYVLTAAEVSSDAERAADATAPVDTGELAAS, from the coding sequence GTGGACCTGCTCGACATCCTGCTGTTGCTGGTCGTCCTCGCCTACGCGGCGTCCGGCTACCGGCGCGGTCTGGTGGCCGGCTGTGTGTCGCTGGCGGGCTTCGTCGGCGGCGCGGTCGTCGGTGTGTGGATCCTGCCGTGGGTGATGGACCTGGTGGAGCCGGGGACGACACGCGCGACGGTGACGGCGGTGTTCACGGTGCTGCTCCCGGCGGTGGTGGGGCACGAGCTGGCGGGGCGCCTCGCGCTGCGGCTGCGGCGGGAGCTGGACCGGGGGCCGCTCCGCGTGGCGGACGGCATCGGCGGGGCCGTGGCCAACGCGGTCGCGGTGCTGATCGTGGCGTGGGTGGCCGCGAGCGTCCTGGGCGTGTCCTCGTCGCCGCTGATCACCTCGGCGATCCGGGACTCGCGGCTGCTCGGCGCCGTGCAGCGGACGATGCCGGACACGACTCCGGCCTGGTTCTCGGAGGCCACGTCCGCGCTGACCCAGGCGGGCTTCCCGCAGGTCTTCAACCCCTTCGAGAACGAGTCGACGGCCGAGGTCGCCCGCCCCTCCGGCGACAGTGTCACGGCGGCGGCCGCCAACGCCGCCAAGCTGAGCACGGTGAAGGTCGAGGGCGTCGCGGGCACCCAGGGCCGCGAGGGCAGCGGGTTCGTGTACGCGCGGGAGCACGTGATGACCAACGCCCATGTGGTGGCGGGCATCGACGAGCCGACGGTGCAGATCGGCGGGGTCGGGCGGACGTACGAGGCGCGGGTGGTGCTCTTCGACCCGGAGAAGGACGTGGCGGTGCTGTACGTGCCGGGTCTGAAGGCGCCCGTGCTGCGCTTCGACGACGACGCCGAGCGCGGCGACTCGGCGGTCGTCGCGGGCTACCCGGAGGACGGCGACCTGAACCTCCAGGCGGCGACGGTCGCGAACCGGGTGCGGGCGACGGGCCAGAACATCTACAACGACGGGACGGCCGTCCGCGAGATCTACTCGATCCGCTCCACGGTCCGCCCCGGGAACTCCGGCGGCCCCCTGCTCACCACGGACGGGCGGGTGTTCGGCGTGGTCTTCGCCCGCTCCACCACGGACGCCGAGACGGGTTACGTGCTGACGGCGGCCGAGGTCTCCTCCGACGCGGAACGGGCGGCGGACGCGACGGCGCCGGTCGACACGGGCGAGCTGGCGGCCTCGTAG
- a CDS encoding YafY family protein, whose protein sequence is MRAARLIKMVLLLQSRPSMTAAELAQELEVSERTVTRDAQALSEAGVPVYADRGRAGGYRLVGGYRTRLTGLHRSEAEALFLSGVPGALREMGLEDAASAARLKVSAALLPSLRDASRTAAQRFHLDAPNWFKEPETPALLPAVADAVWDDRRITARYRRGQDEVVRELEPYGLVLKAGVWYLCARVAGGASFRVYRIDRFTAVEPGGERFEREPEFDLPAFWEERAEQFARSLLRARVVVRLSPDGVRRLPYAVDSLSAREALAEADAPDGDGWVTVALPVESEEVAHTQLTALGPEVEVLAPESLRQRLAGDALRLAGLYHPEGRPEGRA, encoded by the coding sequence ATGCGTGCTGCCCGGCTGATCAAGATGGTGCTGTTGCTCCAGTCCCGGCCCTCCATGACGGCCGCCGAGCTCGCCCAGGAGCTGGAGGTGTCGGAGCGGACGGTGACCCGGGACGCGCAGGCGCTGTCGGAGGCGGGCGTTCCGGTGTACGCGGACCGCGGGCGGGCCGGTGGCTACCGGCTGGTCGGCGGGTACCGGACACGCCTGACGGGCCTGCACCGCAGTGAGGCCGAGGCGCTGTTCCTGTCCGGGGTGCCGGGCGCGCTGCGCGAGATGGGGCTGGAGGACGCGGCCTCGGCGGCCCGGCTGAAGGTGTCGGCGGCGCTGCTGCCCTCCCTGCGGGACGCGTCGAGGACGGCGGCGCAGCGCTTCCACCTGGACGCGCCGAACTGGTTCAAGGAGCCGGAGACGCCCGCGCTGCTGCCGGCCGTCGCGGACGCCGTGTGGGACGACCGGCGGATCACCGCCCGCTACCGGCGCGGGCAGGACGAGGTCGTCCGGGAGCTGGAGCCGTACGGGCTCGTGCTGAAGGCGGGCGTCTGGTACCTGTGCGCGCGGGTGGCCGGGGGCGCGTCCTTCCGGGTGTACCGGATCGACCGGTTCACGGCGGTGGAGCCGGGCGGTGAGCGCTTCGAGCGGGAGCCGGAGTTCGACCTGCCCGCGTTCTGGGAGGAGCGGGCGGAGCAGTTCGCGCGGTCCCTCCTGCGGGCGCGGGTCGTGGTCCGGCTGTCCCCCGACGGCGTGCGCAGACTGCCGTACGCCGTCGACTCGCTGTCCGCCCGGGAGGCGCTGGCGGAGGCGGACGCGCCGGACGGCGACGGCTGGGTGACGGTGGCCCTGCCGGTGGAGTCCGAGGAGGTCGCCCACACCCAGCTGACGGCGCTGGGCCCGGAGGTGGAGGTGCTGGCGCCGGAGAGCCTGCGCCAGCGGCTCGCCGGGGACGCGCTGCGGCTGGCCGGGCTGTACCACCCGGAGGGCCGGCCCGAGGGCCGCGCATAA
- a CDS encoding peptidoglycan recognition protein, giving the protein MALGCLPGCAAVVALVLCAHGVEHAAETTDRAGPTRPAATPHTAPRPHIVPRSRWLGDAARKQPRPRYDDRVVAVFVHHTDSPNGYDCADAPRIIRGLYTGQTGTRDWDDIGYNFVVDRCGTVYEGRAGGVERAVTGAHTQGFNHRTTGIAALGTFTAGMPVPRPMIRAIAALSAWKLGLTGTDPRASVRLVSSNGLSRYAAGTTAELPALAGHNDGYMTSCPGAALHARLPEIRQLAARLQGRPADTQEGHSERAVSSHPGSLRSSPQAADRRWGP; this is encoded by the coding sequence GTGGCGCTCGGCTGCCTGCCGGGCTGCGCCGCCGTCGTCGCGCTGGTGCTGTGCGCCCACGGCGTCGAGCACGCCGCCGAGACCACCGACCGAGCAGGCCCGACCCGGCCCGCCGCCACGCCCCACACCGCCCCCCGACCGCACATCGTGCCCAGATCGCGGTGGCTGGGCGACGCCGCCCGCAAGCAGCCGCGCCCGCGCTACGACGACCGGGTCGTCGCCGTCTTCGTCCACCACACCGACTCGCCCAACGGCTACGACTGCGCCGACGCGCCCCGCATCATCCGGGGCCTCTACACCGGCCAGACCGGCACCCGCGACTGGGACGACATCGGCTACAACTTCGTCGTCGACCGCTGCGGCACCGTCTACGAGGGCCGCGCCGGCGGCGTCGAGCGCGCCGTCACCGGCGCCCACACCCAGGGCTTCAACCACCGCACCACCGGCATCGCCGCCCTCGGCACCTTCACCGCGGGCATGCCCGTGCCGCGCCCCATGATCCGCGCCATCGCCGCGCTGTCCGCCTGGAAGCTGGGCCTGACCGGCACCGACCCGCGGGCGAGCGTCCGCCTGGTCTCCAGCAACGGCCTGAGCCGGTACGCGGCCGGCACCACCGCCGAACTGCCCGCCCTGGCCGGTCACAACGACGGCTACATGACGAGCTGCCCGGGCGCCGCCCTGCACGCCCGCCTGCCCGAGATCCGGCAGCTCGCGGCCCGCCTCCAGGGTCGGCCGGCGGACACACAGGAGGGCCACAGCGAACGCGCGGTGTCCTCACACCCCGGCTCCCTACGGTCGTCACCCCAGGCAGCCGACCGGAGGTGGGGACCATGA